A genomic stretch from Falco cherrug isolate bFalChe1 chromosome 1, bFalChe1.pri, whole genome shotgun sequence includes:
- the SCD5 gene encoding stearoyl-CoA desaturase 5 isoform X2, with amino-acid sequence MKPSCAFRAYFCFLMTALGVTAGAHRLWSHRSYKAKLPLRIFLAAANSMAFQNDIYEWSRDHRVHHKYSETDADPHNARRGFFFAHIGWLFVRKHRDVIEKGRKLDFTDLLDDPVVRFQRKYYKSSVVLMCFVIPTFVPWYLWGESLWNAYFLASILRYTISLNVTWLVNSAAHMYGNRPYDKYISPRQNTFVTVGAIGEGFHNYHHTFPFDYSASELGLKFNPTTWFIDFMFWLGLVTDRRQAPKDMIEARKERTGDGSA; translated from the exons gaagcCCAGCTGTGCTTTCCGAG cgtatttctgtttcctgatgACGGCGCTGGGCGTGACAGCTGGTGCGCATCGCCTGTGGAGCCACCGTTCCTACAAAGCCAAGCTGCCTTTGCGGATCTTTCTGGCTGCAGCTAACTCCATGGCTTTCCAG AACGACATCTACGAGTGGAGCAGAGACCACCGTGTGCATCACAAGTACTCTGAGACGGACGCGGACCCACACAATGCCCGCCGGGGCTTCTTCTTCGCCCACATCGGCTGGCTGTTTGTGCGCAAGCATCGGGATGTCATAGAGAAGGGGAGGAAACTGGATTTCACTGACCTGCTGGATGACCCTGTTGTCAGGTTCCAAAGAAA GTACTACAAGAGTTCAGTTGTGCTGATGTGCTTTGTGATCCCTACTTTTGTGCCGTGGTACCTCTGGGGCGAGAGTCTGTGGAACGCGTACTTCCTTGCCTCCATTCTCCGGTACACCATCTCCCTCAACGTCACCTGGCTGGTCAACAGCGCCGCTCACATGTACGGGAACCGCCCCTACGACAAGTACATCAGCCCCAGGCAGAACACCTTTGTCACTGTGGGAGCCATTG GTGAGGGTTTCCACAACTACCACCACACCTTCCCATTCGACTACTCAGCCAGCGAGCTGGGCCTGAAGTTTAACCCCACCACCTGGTTCATTGACTTCATGTTTTGGTTGGGGTTGGTCACTGACCGCAGACAGGCTCCGAAGGATATGATCGAGGCTCGCAAAGAAAGGACTGGAGATGGCAGTGCTTGA